The window GGTCGTGTAACGGGCACTTCGGCCACATCGAACTGGCCGCGCCCGTCATCCACGTCGGGTTCACGAAGCTCATCCGGCGACTGCTCCGCGGCACCTGCCGGGAGTGTTCGCGGCTCCTCTTGACCGAGGACGAACAGGACGAGTTCCGCGCGCAACTCGAACGCGCACGGGAACTCGGCAACGACCCGAACGACGCGATGAAGGCGGCCATCCGGCAGGCCCGGAAGGCCAACCGCTGTCCGCACTGTGGCGAGGTCCAGTACGACATCAACCACGAGAAGCCGACGACCTACTACGAAGTGCAGGACGTGCTCGCGGGCGACTACTCCGAGCGCATCGCACAGGCGATGCAGCCGGACGAGGAGGAGGACTGGGAGGGGATGGCCCCGCCCGAACTCGCCGAGCAGACCGGCATCGACCTCGCGCGCGTCAACGAGATCATGTCCGGCGAGTTCCGCCCCCGCAAGGAGGACCGCCGGGCCATCGAGAAGGCGCTCGATCTGGACCTCACCGAGGAGGACATGAACAAGCTGATGCCGAGCGACATCCGCGACTGGTTCGAGGACATCCCGGACTCGGACATCGAGTCGCTGGGTATCGACTCGGACCGCTCCCGGCCCGAGTGGATGATCCTGACCGTCCTGCCGGTGCCGCCGGTGACGGCCCGCCCCTCGATCACGCTGGACAACGGCCAGCGCTCCGAGGACGACCTGACTCACAAACTGGTCGACATCATCCGGATCAACCAGCGGTTCATGGAGAACCGCGAGGCCGGCGCGCCGCAACTCATCATCGAGGACCTGTGGGAACTGCTCCAGTACCACGTGACGACGTTCATCGACAACGAGATCTCGGGCACGCCGCCGGCCCGCCACCGCTCCGGGCGACCCCTCAAGACGCTGTCCCAGCGTCTCAAGGGCAAGGAGGGGCGCTTCCGTGGCTCGCTGTCGGGTAAGCGTGTCAACTTCTCGGCCCGGACCGTCATCTCGCCGGACCCGACCCTCTCGCTGAACGAGGTCGGCGTCCCCGAGCGCGTGGCACGGGAGATGACACAGACGCTCAACGTCACCGAGCGTAACATCGAGGACGCCCAGCAGTACGTCCGGAACGGCCCCGAAGGCCACCCCGGCGCGAACTACGTCAAGCGACCCGACGGTCGCCGCCTGAAGGTGACCGAGAAGAACTGCGAGGAACTCGCCGAGAAGGTCGAACTCGGCTGGGAGGTCAACCGCCACCTCGTGGACGGCGACATCGTGATCTTCAACCGCCAGCCGTCGCTCCACCGGATGTCGATCATGGCTCACGAGGTCGTCGTGATGCCGTACAAGACGTTCCGGCTGAACACGACGGTCTGTCCGCCGTACAACGCCGACTTCGACGGCGACGAGATGAACATGCACGCACTCCAGAACGAGGAGGCGCGTGCCGAGGCTCGCGTCCTGATGCGGGTGCAGGAACAGATGCTCTCGCCGCGCTTCGGGGAGAACATCATCGGTGCGATCCAGGACCACATCTCCGGGACGTACCTGCTGACGCACAACGATCCGGAGTTCTCCGAGACGCAGGCGCTCGACCTGCTCCGGGCGACGAGCATCGACAGCCTGCCGGAACCGGACGGCGAGAACGAGACCGGCCCGTTCTGGACCGGCCGGACGCTGTTCTCCGAACTCCTGCCGGACGACCTGTCGCTGGCGTTCACCTCCGAGGCGGGCGACGAGGTCGTCATCGAGGACGGCCAACTTGTGTCGGGGACCATCGACGAGGGCGCGGTCGGCGCGTTCGGCGGCGAGGTCGTGGACACCATCACGAAGATGTACGGGAAGACCCGAGCGCGCGTGTTCGTCAACGAGGTCGCCTCGCTGGCGATGCGTGCGATCATGCACTTCGGGTTCTCCATCGGGATCGACGACGAGTCCATCCCGCCGGAGGCGAACGAGCAGGTCGAGGAGGCGATCCAGAACGCGTACGACCGCGTGCAGGACCTGATCGAGACCTACGAGGCGGGCGAACTGGAGTCGCTGCCGGGCCGCAGCGTCGACGAGACGCTGGAGATGAAGATCATGCGGACGCTCGGCAAGGCGCGTGACTCGACCGGTGAGATCGCGGAGGACTACTTCGCGGACGACAACCCGGCGGTCATCATGGCCCGCTCCGGGGCGCGTGGGTCGATGCTGAACCTCACGCAGATGGCCGGCTGTGTCGGCCAGCAGTCCGTCGGTGGGGAGCGCATCAACCGTGGCTACGAGGGCAGAACGCTCTCGCACTACGAACCGAACGACATCTCCGCAGAAGCGCACGGCTTCGTGGAGAACTCCTACCGTGGCGGACTGACGCCACAGGAGTTCTTCTTCCACGCGATGGGTGGCCGCGTCGGCCTGGTCGACACGGCAGTCCGGACCTCCAAGTCCGGCTACCTCCAGCGCCGGCTGATCAACGCGCTGTCGGAACTCGAAGCGCAGTACGACGGCACGGTCCGGGACACCTCGGACACCATCGTCCAGTTCGAGTTCGGCGAGGACGGTACCTCGCCGGTGAAGGTCGCGTCCAGCGACGACAACGACATCGACGTGGACCAGATCGCCGACCGCGTCATCGACGCGGAGTTCGCCTCCGACGAGGAGAAAGAACGGTTCCTCGGCACCTCCGAACCGCCGACGAACCTCTCGGAACACGCCGGCCCGGGCCTGAACAAGGCCGCCGATCTGGAGGTGGAGTCGGATGACTGAGATCACCGCAGACGTGGAGGCGCTCGTCGAGGACACCGACCTCCCACGTCGGCTGAAAGACGAGGTGTACGACGTGGTCGAGGCGCGCGAGGACGTGAGTCTCGAACAGGTCGACGAGATCGCCCGCGCGGTCGAGGCGCGCTACCTCGACAGCCGGGTCGATCCACTCGATCCTGTGGGGACGGTCTCCGCGCAGTCCATCGGGGAACCGGGGACGCAGATGACGATGAACACGTTCCACTACGCCGGCGTCGCGGAGATCGACGTGACGCAGGGGCTGCCGCGACTCATCGAACTCGTGGACGCCCGGAAGACGCCGGACACGCCGATGATGACCGTCTACCTCGACGACGAGTACGCGACGGAACGCGAGAAGGCCCACGAGGTCGTCTGGGCCATCGAGGCGACGAAGATCCTCGCGCTGGGCGACGTGTCCACGAACGTCGCGGACATGGTCGTGCAGGTGAACCTCAACGAGGACACTCTCTTGGAGCGGTGGCCGACGGTCGGCTCCGTCGACGAGATCGCCGCGGAGATCGCCGAGACGATCGAGGACGCACTCGGCGTGACGACGACCCGACAGGGGACCGTCGTCGAGTTCGGCCCCTCGAAGCCGAGCTACCGC of the Salinirubrum litoreum genome contains:
- a CDS encoding DNA-directed RNA polymerase subunit A', which translates into the protein MSTSQAPKEIGEISFGLMDPEEYREMSATKVITADTYDDDGYPIDMGLMDPRLGVIDPGLECRTCGQHSGSCNGHFGHIELAAPVIHVGFTKLIRRLLRGTCRECSRLLLTEDEQDEFRAQLERARELGNDPNDAMKAAIRQARKANRCPHCGEVQYDINHEKPTTYYEVQDVLAGDYSERIAQAMQPDEEEDWEGMAPPELAEQTGIDLARVNEIMSGEFRPRKEDRRAIEKALDLDLTEEDMNKLMPSDIRDWFEDIPDSDIESLGIDSDRSRPEWMILTVLPVPPVTARPSITLDNGQRSEDDLTHKLVDIIRINQRFMENREAGAPQLIIEDLWELLQYHVTTFIDNEISGTPPARHRSGRPLKTLSQRLKGKEGRFRGSLSGKRVNFSARTVISPDPTLSLNEVGVPERVAREMTQTLNVTERNIEDAQQYVRNGPEGHPGANYVKRPDGRRLKVTEKNCEELAEKVELGWEVNRHLVDGDIVIFNRQPSLHRMSIMAHEVVVMPYKTFRLNTTVCPPYNADFDGDEMNMHALQNEEARAEARVLMRVQEQMLSPRFGENIIGAIQDHISGTYLLTHNDPEFSETQALDLLRATSIDSLPEPDGENETGPFWTGRTLFSELLPDDLSLAFTSEAGDEVVIEDGQLVSGTIDEGAVGAFGGEVVDTITKMYGKTRARVFVNEVASLAMRAIMHFGFSIGIDDESIPPEANEQVEEAIQNAYDRVQDLIETYEAGELESLPGRSVDETLEMKIMRTLGKARDSTGEIAEDYFADDNPAVIMARSGARGSMLNLTQMAGCVGQQSVGGERINRGYEGRTLSHYEPNDISAEAHGFVENSYRGGLTPQEFFFHAMGGRVGLVDTAVRTSKSGYLQRRLINALSELEAQYDGTVRDTSDTIVQFEFGEDGTSPVKVASSDDNDIDVDQIADRVIDAEFASDEEKERFLGTSEPPTNLSEHAGPGLNKAADLEVESDD
- the rpoA2 gene encoding DNA-directed RNA polymerase subunit A''; amino-acid sequence: MTEITADVEALVEDTDLPRRLKDEVYDVVEAREDVSLEQVDEIARAVEARYLDSRVDPLDPVGTVSAQSIGEPGTQMTMNTFHYAGVAEIDVTQGLPRLIELVDARKTPDTPMMTVYLDDEYATEREKAHEVVWAIEATKILALGDVSTNVADMVVQVNLNEDTLLERWPTVGSVDEIAAEIAETIEDALGVTTTRQGTVVEFGPSKPSYRELLQLVEELRDITFKGIEEVTRVVIRKEKMDDDEEQFVLYTEGSAFGDVLSIEGVDTSRTTCNNIHEIYKELGVEAAREAIIEETMNTLEEQGLDDVNIRHLMLVADIMTNRGTIESIGRHGISGSKESVLARAAFEVTVNHLLDAAIHGEVDDLNGVIENVIVGKPVAIGTGDVDLKMGSFSTDAKASDD